In Porites lutea chromosome 8, jaPorLute2.1, whole genome shotgun sequence, the genomic stretch aaaataaataaatcgataaaaatgaTATATATTCCTCAGTCTGCACGGTCTGCAGTGTGCAGTGAGTGTGCAGTCTGCATGGTTTGGTTTTTAACATGACCGGGAAATTTTCCAATAAAGGGACACGAAAAGCcgttttccatttactttttgTAGTGGTAAACTACGAGTGCCTCCTTCTATTACAGTTATTTGTTTGACACAATATCTGTGTGACCTTGATTTAGAGAGCTATAGATCATACATGTATTTGTCTTTATTATAAAATCATTTCCTAATTCTTACTTTTTAGATGCCCTTTTTAAACTTTGGAGACACGAGGATTATACAAAGTAAGTTTGCCATGCTATGTGATGTTGCTTGACATAAACGGCGTCCTCAGTATTACGACATCACGGTGATTAGGGCAACAAGaatgtttaaaaacaattagTGGTTTTATGGCGGAAAAAGCAACAACTCTGCACAGTTTCTTGAACATGTATTTGCCGCAACCgctcgactacgacgtgaaaattgcctaatttcacgttttgtggggGTCGTAAACGAGCGAtgacgattttcttttttctgtcggatagcgctatccaccagataaatcattACCCACTAAATGAGTGTGAGGAAAACTAATTACGCCATCTAGTAGGTAAGGATTTTtctggtggatagcgttatcaaCCTTAGGAAAAGAAACTGGGGCctggtggatagcgttatcaaCCTTTTAAGCAACTAGAGCACGACTCAGTGCAAATGgtgcaaattacaaaattagcccacttgaaatgttttatcgcGATGAATGTCAgctacatgtacactgtattttGTTCAATAGGGTTACGTCCCCGGACGGTTTGGTGTGTCACATAGTGCTCTCCAGTTCATGGCTTATGAAGAACTTAAGAAAGGCTACAGCCATTACTTTGGTACACCAATCAATACAAAATTGGTAAGTTAACAAGTCAGTCCTAAGTGGTTGTTCACATTGATCATAACTTAAGTTTCGTTCACGAGCAAGGATGTACAATTGTCAGTACAGAAACTATAGATTTTCATTATCACAACAGGATGTGTTTGTGTAATTACCAAGCATACTATTTTTGCATTCTCTGCTTGAGAGAGTATTTCTGTTTGTTGCTGCTTATTTTAAGAATGTGAAGATCTAGCAGTTTGCTAAGAAAAGTGATACCGACCTAATGTAAGCTGAATACTGTTAAATTACACGGCTTAGTTTGTAAAGGGTGTGGCTGTTGACCcctttttggagtgaaacagAGTAAGGTTTTCCTCTCTAAAACAAGGCTCTTGGATATGTTATGTTTCTTTCTATCACTCGTCTCTTGAAAGCTGACGTAAGGCAGGGCAAATCACGTAATTTGGTCTGAGGTAGGGTTAGGCTTTCAGGAAGCATGCTGCACACTCCCACCGTAATTTTCAAAAGTACCCCCTCCCACGCTGGACCAGTacctttgttttctgtaaaaggcGCATCATCACGAGAAAAATTGTGGAGCTTTACTCGCTGATGTATATGATACATGTAACCTTTTAACACCAATAACATGATTTCGTAGAAATTCATTCTCCAACTACAGAGCAGGTACGAACAAACCACAATCAATGATTTCTAATTGATTTTCCTTAAATAGCACtgctaaattttaaaacattggTCCCTTCTTTACCGACCAGTCAACTTAAAATATTCCTAAATATTGACTCTAGCATGTCTCGATAGGCTACCAACAGTCTCTCTCTCTGCCAGAATTAATGGAGCTGTTCACTTATAGTAACAGGTCATTGATTCTTCAAGGTGTGAGCAAACCATAGTCAATGGTTTTTGAGCCCTGTCAAACTAGAAACATCGGCCCAGCCTTTTGAAATTCTCCTTCTATCTCGACCTATCTTTAGCTTAAGACACACCTTTTTAGGGAACTTTGTGTTTATACGAGAAGGTGGGCTGACCAGCTTTCCGAGATCTCGGCTCGAGCAACCGGGATCTCGGCCTCGTCCTCtcatatgtacatgtatttagcTTGACAGTCAGCTAATTGGAGGCACTTTCCTACGTGCTGGCACACTAATCTATTGAATGActtttaaattaatgatcttACCTAAAATCTAAAActatacagctgtttcgagaaaggttgtcggaaaaagtgcacgcgacaatcccgaaaggtattacACCGTTGCTTACGATCTAAT encodes the following:
- the LOC140945825 gene encoding uncharacterized protein translates to MSLHGYCTFSGTGTLTVTNPIWVIKTRLCLQYTGSPAAVTQAPQYKGMMDALFKLWRHEDYTKVTSPDGLVCHIVLSSSWLMKNLRKATAITLVHQSIQNW